A region of Diceros bicornis minor isolate mBicDic1 chromosome 31, mDicBic1.mat.cur, whole genome shotgun sequence DNA encodes the following proteins:
- the LOC131395471 gene encoding 5'-3' exoribonuclease 2-like, with protein MIMLAVGEVEDSIFKKRKDDEDSFRRRQKEKRKRMKRDQPAFTPGGILTPHTLGSRNSPGSQVANNPRQAAYEMRMQNNSSPSVSPNTSFTSDGPSPIGGIKRKAEDSDSEPEPEDNVRLWEAGWKQRYYKNKFDVDAANDKFRRKVVQSYVEGLCWVLRYYYQGCASWKWYYPFHYAPFASDLEGTADMPSDFEKGTKPFTPLEQLMGVFPAASGNFLPPSWRKLMSDPDSSIIDFYPEDFAIDLNGKKYAWQGVALLPFVDERRLRAALEEVYPDLTPEETRRNSLGGDVLFVGKHHPLHDFILELYQTGAAEDLTQNAAVRSFFQIRDIRPKHSSELANKFKKTSDS; from the exons atgatcatgttagcagttggtgaagttgaggatagcatttttaaaaagagaaaggatgatgag gacagttttagaagacgacagaaagaaaagagaaagagaatgaag agagatcaaccagctttcactcctggtggaatattaacccctcataccttgggttcaagaaattcaccaggttctcaagtagccaataatccgagacaagcagcctatgaaatgaggatgcagaataattct AGTCCTTCAGTATCTCCTAATACGAGTTTCACTTCTGATGGCCCGTCTCCGATAGGAGGAATTAAgcgaaaagcagaagacagtgacagtgaacctgaaccagaggataacgtcag gctttgggaagctggatggaagcagcggtactacaagaacaaatttgacGTTGATGCAGCTAATGACAAATTCCGTCGTAAAGTTGTACAGTCTTACgttgaagggctctgctgggttcttcgatattattaccag ggctgtgcttcctggaagtggtattatccatttcattatgCACCATTTGCTTCAGACTTGGAAGGTACTGCAGacatgccttctgattttgagaagggtactaaacca tttaCACCACTGGAACAACTTATGGGAGTTTTTCCAGCTGCAAGTGGTAACTTCCTACCTCCATCATGGCGGAAGCTCATGAGTGATCCT gattctagtataattgacttctaccctgaagattttgctattgatttaaatgggaagaaatatgcctggcaag GTGTTGCTCTGTTGCCGTTCGTGGATGAGCGAAGGCTGCGAGCTGCCCTAGAAGAGGTATACCCAGACCTCACTCCAGAAGAGA CTAGAAGAAATAGTCTTGGAGGCGATGTCTTATTTGTGGGGAAACATCACCCACTGCACGACTTCATTTTAGAGCTGTATCAGACAGGTGCCGCAGAG GATCTGACACAGAATGCTGCAGTCAGGTCATTTTTCCAAATACGTGACATTCGCCCAAAACACAGCTCTGAGCTTGCAAATAAGTTTAAGAAGACCTCCGATTCATGA